The window CGAAGGACAACAGGGCAGCGGTCGCCAGGCCCACCACAAACATGTGAATCTGCATAAGACGGCGTGAATGTAACAGGACAGAACCGTCAGAGGATGAACCTCGCCTCATGGTCCACACACAGCTGAGTGGAGGACAGAATGAAGTGGAACGAGACGCCCGCGTTCCTGTTCATGAACACTTATCCAGTCCTGATCCGACTCATCTGGAGGTCAGGAGCATGGGAGACGCTGACCGTCCAGGTTCCTGCCCTGCCGCAGCGTAATGACGTCCTGGCCCAACTGTCAGAGTCCATTCCTTCCCTCTCTGAGGTCTGTCATGAACCGACTTGCCCGCGTCCTCCTGCTCACGCTGCTCCCTTCCACAGCGCTCGCTACCGATCTCCGCCTCTACCCCACCTTTACAGAAGTGCAGCAGCCCCTCACCTCACAGGCGCTGACCTTCCCATCTGCCCAGTGGCGCTGGATTCAGCCAGCCAGCTTCTCGGTTCTGGGGCCTTCAGGTGTGACGTTCTCGCTCTATCCTGAAGAACTCGAGTGGCTGCGGACCCAGGAGGGTCAGGCCGTGACCTGGCGGCCGGCGGGTCAACCTCCAGTCCCGGCCACCCTGGCGCGGGCCGATGACCTGCTCCTGAAGTTGAACACCGGTGAATTCGTCCATGCGCCGCGTAGCGAACTGGCCTTTCCCACGGCACCCCCCGTCCAGGGCGGCGTGACCTTTCGTCTCAGTGCGTCTGCCTCCAGTGGGGCGCGGCTCAGCTACCGCACGCAGGCCCTGTTCTGGACCCCGCGTTACGAACTGAATCTTAGTGGCGCCGCGGCGAATCTTTCGGCCCTGGCGCAGATCAACAACCTCAGTGATCAGGTGTTCACGGCTGGACAGGTTGACCTGTTCGGAGGGACGGTGCGTCAGGTGCAGGGAAATTCAGTGCCCACGCCAGTCAATGCACTGCCCTTTGCTGCCGGTAGCAACACGGAAGCGGTCCGTGTTCTCCCAGGGGCAAGCACTGGGGGCGCAGGGCAGATCAGCCTTGTGGGCGAGGTGCGGGGCTTGCAGCGGTACGCCCTGCCAGGCGGCCTGACCATCGGACGGGGGGAGCAACGGACCCTGCCCTTCCTGAAGCCGCAGGTGAGTGGCTTCACGCGCTACGCGAGTGTGCAGTCCTACTTTGACGCCCAGAACCGGTCAGGCCAGGTGGACCGGCACTACAAGTTCACCTCCTCGCTGTCACTGCCCGCTGGAGCGGTGGATGTGCGGGAGGGAGGCCTCCTGGTGGGTAGCGTGACTCTGCCCGCCGCGCAGGCCGGGAAGCCAGTGGACCTGAATCTCGGGGCAGATCCGGAATTGCGCTACGAGAAAGTCGTCAAGCGCCTGGGGCAGGAAAAGAATTCTGCCGGCCAGATTGTGAGCACAACGTCCCAAGTGACCTATACCTTTGTCAGTGGCAAAGCGACCGCGATGCGGGTGACGGTTCGGGAGCAGCTGTACGGACGCACTGTTGCCGTGGATGGCAACACGGCACAGAATGGGCAGGTGAGCCTGACCCGGCAGGTGGAGGTGCCAGCGCGAGGCAAGGCCACGCTGACGTTCAAGCTCAAGATTCTGAACTGAGCGGCCACAGGTCCAGAAGACCACGCTGAGCCATAACCTAAAACTTGACGAAGAAGGCAGTGAAGTACATCAGGGCGACACCGACCGTAAAGCCGCCCAGGGTGGACCAGCTCACCAGAGGCGCACCCAGGGCTGCTGTATTGCGCGCCACCAGGCGGCCCACCTCCCACACCACCTGCACAATGGCGCCCACGCCCACGGCTAGGAAGATGGTCGCCAAAACCGGGTTGAACGCAAAGCCGCCCAGCCAGGTGCCCAGGATGGCCGGTCCACCAGCGATCAGCGCCAGCAGGGCAAACTGGATCAGTTTTGGCTTCTGGCGCACGACCGGCGCCACGATCCCCACACCTTCGGTGATGTTGTGCAGGGTGAACCCCAGAATCAGGAAGGTGCCCAGCGCCGCTTCTCCCAGCGCAAAGGCTGCGCCAATGGCGAGGCCCTCCCCGAGGTTGTGCAGACCGATCCCCGTGGCGATGCGGTACGAGAGCCCCAGGGGCGCCTCCTCAGGCCGGCGTTTGCCGCCCAGTGCCAGCAGCACCCCCAGGGTCAACAGAGCGATCAGCAGCACGGCCGGCGTCCCCTGCCAGAAGGCGGGCAGCGCCGCCGCGAATTCCTGGGCGTCCAGGTAAGTACCCACTGCGAGGTAGACCAGCAGGCCCACGGTCAGGGCCAGGATGAAGTTCATGGCACGCGCACTCAGGCGGCGCATCCAGGGAAACCAGAGCATCCCCAGCAGCACCGGGACCACGCCGACGTACAACCCCACCAGCCCGAAGCGCACGAACAGATCCCGCCCCGGCTGAGGGGTCAAAGTCGCCACTGGAATCTCCGCTTCGAACACGGTGCCCAGCGAGCTCAGCAGCGCCACCTTATGCGCCTCGCCCTCAACCCAGGGATAGGGAATCGTCAACGTCGCGGTGCCCAGGCGGGGAATGGCCCCAGCGGGCCTGGCGGTAAACGACCAGAAGGCGTCGTCCACCATCACCTGCGGCAGGGTGACCGCCTGCGGACCGTCATTGACCACCTGCACCTGAATGACGCCGCGCTCAGGCAGGGTGACGCGGCCAATCTTGACCTGCTCGACAGGTGGACCCTGGAGGGCCTTCATGCCGCCGCCTGTGGCGACCAGATACGCGAGCACCGCCCCAAGCAGCAGCAAAGGAACAAGTGCCAGACCCCAGAGGCTGGCCCAGCGGCCCCGCGGCGCCGCTGGCGCACTCACGAGCGGCCCCCGGCGGCGCCCTGCAGGCTGCGCCGGTCCCACCCGGCATCGACACCCGCGGCTTTCAGGGCCGCCGGATAGGCGTCCGGCTCGACCACCTGAAACGAGCCCATCCAGCCGAGCTCGGTGAACTCACTGATGTGCGGGTGAAACATGAAGTTGCCGGTGAACTTGTACTTAAATTCCAGAATGCCGCGCTGGCCCTGGGCCTGCATGATGGTATCCACGATGCGGCTGGTGGGCTCCAGGGTGGTCCCGGTGTCGTAATAGTTGAAAAAATTGGCGTGCAGGTGAAACGAATTGATCAGGTCAAATTCCAGGATGTTGATCAGGTAGATACGGACCAGTTCGCCCTTCTGCACGGGGATGGGCCGCCGCGCGAACTCGAACCCCACCGTGTTCACAGCGTAAATCTCGTTGGCCCCATCAAAGTTGGTGTCAAAGGCGTTTTGCACCATCACGAACTCGCGCGCCGGCGGCCGCCCCTCTTTGGGGTCCACGATGAACGCGCCGTACATGCCCTTGTGGATGTGGCGCTTGAGGCTGGTGGCGTGGCAGTGGTAGAGGTGACAGCCAAAGGGCTCGGCGTCGAACTCGTAGACGAAGCGCCCACCGGGCTGAATTTCCCCGGGGCCGGCGCCCGGCACTCCGTCCATCTCGGCCGAGTGCACGCCGTGAAAGTGGATGGTGTGCGGGTGAATGGTCTGGTTGATAAAGGTAATGCGCAGCCGGTCGCCTTCCGTGCAACGCAAGGTCGG of the Deinococcus arcticus genome contains:
- a CDS encoding ZIP family metal transporter, whose protein sequence is MSAPAAPRGRWASLWGLALVPLLLLGAVLAYLVATGGGMKALQGPPVEQVKIGRVTLPERGVIQVQVVNDGPQAVTLPQVMVDDAFWSFTARPAGAIPRLGTATLTIPYPWVEGEAHKVALLSSLGTVFEAEIPVATLTPQPGRDLFVRFGLVGLYVGVVPVLLGMLWFPWMRRLSARAMNFILALTVGLLVYLAVGTYLDAQEFAAALPAFWQGTPAVLLIALLTLGVLLALGGKRRPEEAPLGLSYRIATGIGLHNLGEGLAIGAAFALGEAALGTFLILGFTLHNITEGVGIVAPVVRQKPKLIQFALLALIAGGPAILGTWLGGFAFNPVLATIFLAVGVGAIVQVVWEVGRLVARNTAALGAPLVSWSTLGGFTVGVALMYFTAFFVKF
- a CDS encoding multicopper oxidase domain-containing protein, with protein sequence MSWLRALLSRRDVLRAGAGGAAALAGSVALGQGGSHPAGHTGTAPVSPAPATAGHAGHGNNLMVGAVNHKRNGFDPMAMLTDWDWGKVSTLPNGQTLREYTMIAQDKEIEIAPGIFFPAWTYNGRVPGPTLRCTEGDRLRITFINQTIHPHTIHFHGVHSAEMDGVPGAGPGEIQPGGRFVYEFDAEPFGCHLYHCHATSLKRHIHKGMYGAFIVDPKEGRPPAREFVMVQNAFDTNFDGANEIYAVNTVGFEFARRPIPVQKGELVRIYLINILEFDLINSFHLHANFFNYYDTGTTLEPTSRIVDTIMQAQGQRGILEFKYKFTGNFMFHPHISEFTELGWMGSFQVVEPDAYPAALKAAGVDAGWDRRSLQGAAGGRS